A stretch of the Archangium violaceum genome encodes the following:
- a CDS encoding GyrI-like domain-containing protein: MEVREMSRGDIKLVGIKVVGRRQELSHRAPMAWLELTRKLEAIRHKVDPGLFYGVTPESDHLNDGQGGVYSYWVATEVSAFEEVPEGMTTLSIPAQRYAVATCKGGPEQIEPAYIGLARWVAAAGRQARADAYGFELYDARRQRPTPPYETFDYDIYKPLS; this comes from the coding sequence ATGGAAGTCCGGGAAATGTCGCGCGGGGACATCAAGCTGGTGGGTATCAAGGTCGTGGGCCGTAGGCAGGAGCTGAGTCACCGGGCGCCGATGGCCTGGCTGGAGCTGACGCGGAAGTTGGAGGCCATCCGTCACAAGGTCGATCCGGGGCTGTTCTACGGCGTCACCCCCGAGTCGGACCACCTCAACGACGGGCAGGGCGGCGTCTACTCCTACTGGGTGGCCACGGAGGTGTCCGCCTTCGAGGAGGTTCCGGAGGGAATGACCACCCTGTCCATACCCGCCCAGCGCTACGCGGTCGCCACGTGCAAGGGTGGCCCGGAACAGATTGAACCGGCGTACATCGGCCTCGCCCGGTGGGTGGCGGCGGCGGGCCGTCAGGCGCGAGCGGACGCCTATGGGTTCGAGTTGTATGACGCGCGCCGGCAGCGCCCGACGCCTCCGTACGAGACCTTCGACTACGACATCTACAAGCCGCTCTCTTGA
- a CDS encoding GDSL-type esterase/lipase family protein, producing the protein MLEASRGRWWAVLLLVPFLLGALAWALWNPKPQPQASRHSRAPRGPRPAQPGKPLRLAQATPPAQPAPEPAAPEPAAAPSVRRSLPVPSPRAIKLYLLGKKLGIQEPLLEDPCVAPSGASCSRTALSPFFESLDALSTGKATSPAVIAAFGNSLIAGDRIVDIIREELGATFGDAGRGVLLVDRLAPYGPRDRVGFSRGGWEARTLGEMTLAELPFGVSGIYHRATAAKASSRFTLAGEPRGTLWWLDVPRAGPLSVHADGKELARAEPVGSGQAQTLTFDIPEGARTLDVVAEGRGAVVLGVVLQHQRPGIVLDTLGVPSADANLFLRAREDIFRAQLAERSPRLLLFILGGNEAKRLEWGRSKLDEVEEGLRSFVRRSRAAAPDSACLVVGPIDAVRGGKGSQRLTQRPYLDEVISIERQIALTEGCAFFDIFAAMGGSGSLARFAQAGLVHDDLVHPRGQGLDMLGQLITDALLRTWVAGGDPLRQAAIAPRLHASEKAR; encoded by the coding sequence ATGCTCGAAGCTTCTCGTGGCCGATGGTGGGCGGTCCTCCTGCTCGTTCCGTTCCTCCTCGGTGCGCTCGCGTGGGCGCTCTGGAATCCCAAGCCGCAACCCCAGGCGTCCCGGCACTCCCGTGCGCCTCGTGGCCCCCGGCCCGCGCAACCCGGAAAGCCCCTCCGGCTCGCCCAGGCCACCCCGCCCGCGCAGCCCGCTCCGGAGCCCGCCGCTCCGGAGCCCGCCGCCGCGCCCTCCGTCAGACGCTCGCTGCCCGTGCCCTCTCCCCGCGCCATCAAGCTGTACCTGCTCGGGAAGAAGCTCGGCATCCAGGAGCCCCTTCTGGAGGATCCCTGCGTCGCCCCTTCTGGCGCCTCCTGCTCGCGCACCGCGCTCTCCCCCTTCTTCGAGTCCCTCGACGCCCTCTCCACCGGCAAGGCCACCTCGCCCGCCGTCATCGCCGCGTTCGGCAACTCGTTGATCGCCGGGGATCGCATCGTCGACATCATCCGCGAGGAGCTCGGTGCCACCTTCGGTGACGCGGGCCGTGGCGTGCTCCTGGTGGACCGCCTCGCCCCGTACGGGCCCCGCGACCGCGTCGGCTTCTCGCGCGGCGGCTGGGAGGCGCGCACCCTGGGCGAGATGACGCTCGCCGAGCTGCCCTTTGGCGTCAGCGGCATCTACCACCGGGCCACCGCCGCGAAGGCCAGCAGCCGCTTCACCCTGGCGGGCGAGCCCCGCGGCACCCTGTGGTGGCTCGACGTGCCCCGCGCCGGCCCGCTATCCGTCCACGCCGATGGCAAGGAGCTCGCCCGCGCCGAGCCCGTGGGCAGTGGTCAGGCCCAGACGCTCACCTTCGACATCCCCGAGGGCGCTCGCACCCTGGACGTGGTCGCCGAGGGCCGTGGCGCCGTGGTGCTCGGCGTGGTGCTGCAGCACCAGCGTCCCGGCATCGTGCTCGACACCCTGGGAGTCCCCTCCGCCGACGCCAACCTCTTCCTGCGCGCCCGCGAGGACATCTTCCGCGCCCAGCTCGCCGAGCGCTCGCCCCGCCTGCTCCTGTTCATCCTCGGCGGCAACGAGGCCAAGCGGCTCGAGTGGGGCCGCTCCAAGCTCGACGAGGTCGAGGAAGGCCTGCGCTCCTTCGTACGCCGCTCGCGCGCCGCCGCTCCCGACAGCGCCTGCCTCGTGGTGGGACCCATCGACGCGGTCCGCGGGGGCAAGGGCTCCCAGCGGCTCACCCAGCGGCCCTACCTCGACGAGGTCATCTCCATCGAGCGGCAGATCGCCCTCACCGAGGGCTGCGCCTTCTTCGACATCTTCGCGGCCATGGGAGGCTCGGGCTCGCTCGCCCGCTTCGCCCAGGCCGGGCTCGTCCATGACGACCTCGTCCACCCGCGTGGCCAGGGGCTCGACATGCTCGGCCAGCTCATCACCGACGCGCTGCTGCGCACCTGGGTGGCGGGTGGAGATCCCCTCCGGCAGGCCGCCATCGCGCCGCGCCTCCATGCCTCGGAGAAGGCACGGTGA
- a CDS encoding serine hydrolase domain-containing protein, with translation MRAFLFALLLLPGVTAPAAPRRPAQARAAAATPAAPRQKDAPFPPEVRRALESLVRAELAKGPHAGLSVGVLHGGMRWVAGYGYRDLAHKLPATPRTTYRMASITKSFTAVAVLQLVQEGKLDLDADIRTLVPTYPEKPWPITVRQLLGHLGGVPHYDGPESAENTRHVNTAGALALFADKELAAEPGTKFVYTTWGYNLLGAAVEKASGQGYGAYLKTHVFGPAGMRHAALDDYRTRDKQHALGYRQSKGQLVPSHYLDVSSRFAGGGTRASVEDLLAFGQAMLQHRLVPAGTARMMQASMSTREGQLTDYGMGFATYPLRGHYTVAHAGGQPETTSLLVMLPAEDVVIALATNLEGDAKRLRRVSTRIIETLLEDGRVRRDAHLADPVDAVVHEGLARLFTYGLSYHLWATRGPGALPEPGDLDEAFTQVSALLDRATVAQDPQVALGKVRAAHQPREGSLLIRVGAQMARTLETAKGPEKLREYPARGPLAFFTDYLAACEQVTCPAPRRFSESLQNDARHFDEVWQQAQVSELSRLRLDEVRDPEALWPALEAGTTGRALHPDYVEEMLRVAARYRRQGKHEEQLLWLERAVDLHPQSAQAREALAKAQGIVTQAPEVPAATAPRRATDGSSPVPDDAGLTPTSRPTLQRPQERAADQGG, from the coding sequence GTGAGAGCGTTCCTCTTCGCGCTCCTCCTCCTCCCGGGTGTCACCGCGCCAGCCGCCCCCCGCCGCCCGGCCCAGGCGCGCGCGGCCGCCGCCACTCCCGCCGCGCCCCGACAGAAGGACGCGCCCTTTCCCCCCGAGGTGCGGCGCGCGCTGGAGTCGCTCGTACGCGCCGAGCTCGCCAAGGGACCCCATGCGGGGCTCTCGGTGGGCGTGCTCCACGGCGGCATGCGCTGGGTCGCGGGGTATGGGTACAGGGACCTCGCCCACAAGCTGCCCGCCACGCCCCGGACGACGTACCGGATGGCGTCCATCACCAAGTCCTTCACCGCCGTGGCCGTGCTCCAGCTCGTCCAGGAGGGGAAGCTGGACCTCGACGCGGACATCCGCACCCTGGTCCCCACGTACCCCGAGAAGCCCTGGCCCATCACCGTGCGCCAGTTGCTGGGACACCTCGGCGGCGTGCCCCACTACGACGGCCCCGAGTCCGCGGAGAACACGCGCCACGTGAACACCGCGGGCGCCCTCGCCCTCTTCGCCGACAAGGAGCTGGCCGCCGAGCCCGGCACGAAGTTCGTCTACACCACCTGGGGCTACAACCTGCTCGGCGCCGCCGTGGAGAAGGCCTCGGGCCAGGGCTATGGCGCCTACTTGAAGACCCACGTCTTCGGCCCCGCCGGCATGCGCCACGCGGCGCTGGATGACTACCGCACGCGCGACAAGCAGCACGCCCTCGGCTATCGCCAGTCCAAGGGGCAGCTCGTCCCCTCGCACTACCTCGACGTCTCCAGCCGCTTCGCCGGAGGAGGCACACGCGCCTCGGTGGAGGATCTGCTCGCCTTCGGCCAGGCCATGCTCCAGCACCGGCTCGTCCCGGCCGGGACCGCGCGGATGATGCAGGCCTCGATGAGCACCCGCGAGGGCCAGCTCACCGACTACGGCATGGGCTTCGCCACCTACCCGCTGCGGGGCCACTACACGGTGGCCCACGCCGGAGGCCAACCGGAGACGACGTCGCTGCTCGTGATGCTGCCCGCCGAGGACGTCGTCATCGCGCTCGCCACCAACCTGGAGGGCGACGCGAAGCGGCTGCGGCGCGTGTCCACGCGCATCATCGAGACGCTGCTGGAGGACGGGCGCGTGCGCCGCGACGCGCACCTGGCGGACCCGGTGGATGCGGTGGTGCACGAGGGCCTCGCGCGCCTCTTCACCTACGGGCTCTCGTACCACCTGTGGGCCACCCGGGGGCCCGGCGCGCTCCCCGAACCGGGAGACCTGGACGAGGCATTCACGCAGGTGTCCGCATTGCTCGACCGGGCCACCGTCGCGCAGGACCCGCAGGTGGCGCTCGGGAAGGTGCGTGCGGCGCATCAACCCCGCGAAGGCTCGCTCCTCATCCGCGTGGGGGCGCAGATGGCGCGGACGTTGGAGACGGCAAAGGGCCCCGAGAAGCTCCGCGAGTACCCCGCGCGAGGCCCGCTCGCCTTCTTCACGGACTACCTCGCCGCCTGCGAGCAGGTGACCTGCCCCGCCCCAAGGCGCTTCAGCGAGTCGCTCCAGAACGACGCGCGGCACTTCGACGAGGTGTGGCAGCAGGCGCAGGTCTCCGAGTTGTCACGCCTCCGGCTGGACGAGGTGCGCGACCCCGAGGCGCTGTGGCCCGCGCTGGAGGCGGGCACCACCGGCAGGGCGCTGCACCCGGACTACGTGGAGGAGATGCTCCGCGTCGCCGCGCGCTACAGACGACAGGGCAAGCATGAGGAGCAGTTGCTCTGGCTGGAGCGCGCCGTGGACCTCCACCCCCAGTCGGCCCAAGCGCGCGAGGCGCTCGCCAAGGCGCAGGGCATCGTGACGCAGGCGCCGGAGGTTCCCGCCGCCACCGCGCCCCGCCGAGCCACCGATGGAAGCAGCCCCGTGCCCGACGATGCCGGCCTGACACCCACGTCCCGTCCGACGCTGCAGCGCCCACAGGAGCGCGCCGCGGATCAAGGGGGCTGA
- a CDS encoding site-specific integrase, with protein sequence MGNNREWTGKWKGGRTFNGKDGRPVFVLRKMVEGRAYTIHLDASSETEAEAELALFMRDPEGYSTKREARQQQQESAVYVNAETVGRFLDSMRRAGTTARYVGNVGFYLATWAEALAGRDLRTVTLQELLRELARHKAGRKNRITAIKSFASWLREQGTLALAEDPTVSLKVPATRPEKAVREKGYSIETTERLYRAISGWEFTNFQQEATRRTTDVQCVRDVLCIHAKTGMHGTEIERLAKGEGKVAVFEDQGEIAATVTFIHKSGNVHRQSIDRQTLAAVRRLQARGAAPVDSHIRRVVARACESLGIEPVNFGEYRHSFVTWASECGQEVRPKAGGLPLSAIAAVVGHHSANTTKRFYDNVKVPPMIKIPIKLEHPEDPADLPVRLAESA encoded by the coding sequence GTGGGAAACAACAGAGAGTGGACAGGGAAGTGGAAGGGGGGGCGGACCTTCAACGGCAAGGACGGCCGCCCGGTGTTCGTGCTGCGCAAGATGGTTGAGGGACGGGCCTACACCATCCACCTCGACGCCAGCAGCGAGACGGAAGCCGAGGCCGAGCTTGCGCTTTTCATGCGGGACCCCGAGGGCTACAGCACCAAGCGGGAAGCGCGGCAGCAACAGCAGGAGTCCGCCGTTTACGTCAACGCTGAGACCGTGGGCCGCTTCCTCGACTCCATGAGGCGCGCGGGCACTACTGCGCGCTACGTTGGGAATGTCGGCTTCTACTTGGCGACGTGGGCCGAAGCTCTCGCGGGCCGGGACCTGCGCACCGTCACCCTCCAAGAGCTTCTGCGGGAGTTGGCCCGGCACAAGGCAGGCAGGAAGAACCGCATCACGGCGATCAAGTCTTTTGCATCGTGGCTGCGGGAGCAGGGCACGCTCGCCCTGGCCGAAGATCCAACCGTCTCCCTCAAGGTGCCCGCTACCCGCCCCGAGAAGGCAGTGCGGGAGAAGGGTTACAGCATCGAGACCACCGAGCGGCTTTATCGGGCGATCAGCGGGTGGGAGTTTACGAACTTCCAGCAGGAGGCAACGCGGCGCACGACGGACGTTCAGTGTGTGCGCGACGTGCTGTGCATTCACGCGAAAACCGGGATGCACGGCACCGAGATCGAGCGGCTAGCCAAGGGAGAGGGCAAGGTTGCCGTCTTCGAGGACCAAGGCGAGATCGCCGCTACGGTGACGTTCATTCACAAGAGCGGGAACGTTCACCGTCAGAGCATCGACCGTCAGACGTTGGCGGCTGTGCGGCGGCTACAGGCGCGCGGTGCGGCGCCGGTTGATAGCCATATCCGCCGGGTTGTGGCTCGCGCCTGTGAATCCCTCGGGATCGAGCCGGTGAATTTCGGGGAGTACCGGCACAGCTTCGTTACCTGGGCTTCGGAGTGCGGGCAGGAGGTACGGCCCAAGGCGGGAGGGCTGCCGCTGTCTGCGATTGCCGCTGTTGTCGGCCACCACTCGGCAAACACAACCAAGCGTTTTTATGACAACGTGAAGGTGCCCCCGATGATCAAGATTCCGATCAAGCTGGAGCATCCCGAGGATCCGGCAGACCTGCCGGTCAGGCTTGCCGAATCAGCTTGA